One stretch of Croceibacterium atlanticum DNA includes these proteins:
- a CDS encoding MerR family transcriptional regulator, with amino-acid sequence MKIGDVSKQTGCKIETIRYYERIGVIDPPPRRGAYRDYGPRDIERLRFVRRARELGFSLEEVRALLDLTPGPDVHCDQVQSIAEQHLGNVRAKLADLARMETALTKLIRQCGTTSDDRCPVLESLAGEG; translated from the coding sequence GTGAAAATCGGTGATGTATCGAAACAGACCGGATGCAAAATCGAGACAATCCGATATTATGAGCGGATAGGAGTCATCGACCCGCCTCCACGAAGGGGCGCTTACCGCGACTACGGTCCTCGGGACATCGAGCGGCTGCGTTTCGTTCGGCGTGCGCGCGAACTCGGCTTCTCCCTTGAAGAGGTGCGGGCGCTGCTCGACCTCACACCGGGGCCCGATGTGCATTGCGATCAAGTGCAATCAATCGCGGAACAGCATCTCGGGAACGTCCGCGCCAAGCTGGCGGACCTCGCGCGCATGGAAACTGCTCTGACAAAATTGATCAGGCAGTGTGGCACTACCAGTGATGATCGGTGCCCGGTATTGGAAAGCTTAGCCGGCGAAGGCTAA
- a CDS encoding mercuric transporter MerT family protein: MRSFSTWWNGLAAGSGVFAAFGAAACCALPLTLTSVGVGSAWLGSISPVVAPYRLPLLTLASALLLAATLRLLWQFRQAQTCPADSACGSPTYRALTAIGIAIGAALLTGAFLYG; this comes from the coding sequence GTGCGCAGCTTCAGCACATGGTGGAACGGATTAGCGGCGGGCAGCGGTGTCTTTGCTGCCTTCGGAGCAGCTGCTTGCTGTGCACTCCCATTGACGCTTACGTCAGTTGGTGTGGGTTCCGCGTGGCTTGGCAGCATCTCGCCTGTCGTAGCCCCCTATCGCCTCCCCCTGCTGACCCTCGCGTCGGCTCTTCTCCTCGCTGCGACCCTCCGTTTGCTCTGGCAGTTTAGGCAGGCACAAACATGCCCGGCGGACAGTGCATGCGGATCACCGACCTATCGAGCGCTGACCGCCATAGGGATTGCCATCGGTGCTGCGCTGCTGACAGGTGCCTTCCTCTATGGCTGA
- a CDS encoding GDCCVxC domain-containing (seleno)protein: MADPILISRLRCPECGHEEDMEMPTNACMFFYTCTGCGVRLKPLHGDCCVFCSYGTVRCPPIQEGDCCNG, translated from the coding sequence ATGGCTGATCCGATCCTGATCTCGCGCTTGCGCTGCCCCGAATGCGGTCATGAAGAAGACATGGAAATGCCGACCAACGCCTGCATGTTCTTCTACACTTGCACGGGCTGCGGCGTGCGTCTCAAGCCGCTCCACGGCGATTGCTGCGTGTTCTGCTCCTACGGCACAGTTCGCTGTCCTCCGATACAGGAAGGGGACTGCTGCAATGGCTGA
- a CDS encoding dihydrolipoyl dehydrogenase family protein — MAEAFDFIAIGSGTAAQVAVHQMADAGKRCAVIDYRPYGGTCALRGCDPKKMMVSGEEALAAHRRLKGKGIEGSVSIDWGDLQAFKRSFTDPVPEKQEARYERKGVATFHGTARFAGPGRIVIGETELCFSHALIATGAEPRSLGIEGEPLLTHSDAFLELETLPDRIVFVGGGYIAAEFAHLAARAGAKVTIIQRGRILKAFDPDTVDWLMPSFDDLGIEIVDAEVNSVAKRGGVLTVHAGDRRIEGDLVVHAAGRVPAIGSLDLGAGDVACDEGRLVLTAQLRSQSNPKVFAAGDAAANGPPLTPVSSHDAKVVLENILEDSGRAPNYCGVPSALFTEPPAARVGMLESEAHEAGLDFTVNAGSHPGWFSARRLNEEIYGHKVLVETGTGRILGAHLVGPDADELINIFGLAIRHGLNADDIKSTMFAYPTAASDAGSMLG, encoded by the coding sequence ATGGCTGAGGCTTTCGATTTCATTGCGATCGGATCGGGAACGGCTGCGCAGGTCGCGGTCCACCAGATGGCCGACGCCGGGAAGCGTTGCGCGGTTATCGATTACAGGCCCTACGGTGGCACATGCGCGCTCCGAGGGTGCGATCCGAAAAAGATGATGGTGAGTGGAGAGGAAGCGCTCGCTGCACACAGGCGATTGAAGGGGAAGGGTATCGAAGGTTCTGTTTCGATTGACTGGGGTGACCTCCAGGCATTCAAGCGCAGCTTCACCGACCCCGTCCCTGAAAAGCAGGAAGCTCGCTACGAGCGAAAGGGCGTCGCGACCTTCCACGGCACGGCTCGCTTCGCTGGCCCCGGCCGGATCGTGATAGGCGAGACGGAACTGTGTTTTTCCCACGCTCTTATCGCGACGGGGGCGGAGCCTCGATCACTTGGCATCGAAGGCGAGCCGTTGCTGACCCACAGCGATGCATTCCTAGAACTCGAAACCCTTCCAGATCGGATCGTATTCGTCGGCGGTGGATACATAGCTGCGGAATTTGCCCACCTCGCGGCGCGGGCAGGTGCAAAGGTGACCATCATCCAACGAGGCCGCATTCTGAAAGCCTTCGACCCTGACACGGTCGATTGGCTCATGCCGAGTTTCGACGATCTCGGCATTGAAATCGTGGACGCCGAGGTGAACAGCGTAGCGAAGAGAGGCGGCGTTCTGACCGTCCATGCTGGCGACCGCAGGATCGAAGGGGACTTGGTGGTGCACGCTGCCGGAAGAGTCCCTGCGATCGGTTCGCTCGATCTGGGGGCGGGAGACGTCGCCTGTGACGAGGGTCGCTTGGTGCTTACCGCTCAACTACGAAGCCAAAGCAACCCCAAAGTCTTCGCGGCGGGTGACGCTGCTGCAAATGGTCCGCCACTGACTCCGGTCTCCAGTCATGATGCCAAAGTGGTTCTTGAGAACATACTCGAAGATAGCGGCCGAGCTCCGAACTATTGTGGGGTTCCTAGTGCACTTTTCACGGAGCCGCCGGCGGCGCGGGTCGGAATGCTGGAAAGCGAGGCGCACGAGGCAGGTTTGGATTTCACGGTGAATGCTGGATCGCACCCAGGTTGGTTTTCGGCAAGGCGGCTGAACGAAGAGATCTACGGCCACAAGGTGCTGGTCGAAACTGGAACAGGACGCATCCTTGGGGCTCACCTGGTCGGCCCTGACGCTGACGAACTGATCAATATCTTCGGCTTAGCCATCCGACATGGGCTTAATGCGGACGATATTAAATCGACTATGTTTGCTTACCCTACAGCTGCCTCCGACGCCGGATCTATGTTGGGTTGA